One Miscanthus floridulus cultivar M001 chromosome 11, ASM1932011v1, whole genome shotgun sequence DNA window includes the following coding sequences:
- the LOC136493904 gene encoding uncharacterized protein, giving the protein MIYPVTPKWGEKQGDECPEKRAAGPDGETIVALAPQRKKKKSKRSAEKNRRKKKTKKQLRKALTKPNSPPQLLELEFNDNREDAPSSPDIVQEDEHHGWEMVEQEQSNTSPPQVEHRAREEEQPEKKITEQEHASDTSPPHDKDMHIAHGQEQQEKEVSNQEHADDTSPPNPPILALSPSPPPAGQEGDSYESDDDEEDEYEEGEPVGSSNVAAKQGPPPPPQLQGVPEPQTPPEGNVPSPKLTKPSPMKRTAAVAELAQPSPSNKKAPTDVPSKSPPEKLAAAAEDHNTESPHMATPAKEVAELPEKAVAAKKAAKLPRKAVAANKVAMPRPLKKAAASVARKKVAKQPPTSKAVARQGARKEVASNAEKHLQEKSETYWYLAQAVNAIDREHNTPGMYNAAFLNIADDKAVVLNARSRSKGWLMPNCFARDVTSRERSSGLCPT; this is encoded by the exons atgatttatcctgtg ACTCCGAAGTGGGGCGAGAAGCAGGGAGATGAATGCCCGGAGAAGCGTGCTGCGGGACCTGATGGCGAGACCATCGTCGCGTTAGCCCCACagcggaagaagaagaaaagtaagAGGTCCGCCGAGAAGAACAGGCGCAAGAAGAAGACAAAGAAGCAGCTTAGAAAGGCCTTGACCAAGCCGAATTCACCGCCCCAATTGCTGGAATTAGAGTTCAACGACAACAGAGAGGACGCACCCTCCTCCCCTGACATCGTCCAAGAAGACGAGCACCATGGCTGGGAGATGGTAGAGCAAGAGCAGAGCAACACCTCACCCCCACAGGTCGAGCATAGAGCCCGTGAAGAGGAGCAGCCGGAGAAGAAGATCACAGAGCAAGAGCATGCCAGTGACACTTCACCCCCACATGACAAGGACATGCACATCGCCCATGGACAGGAGCAGCAAGAGAAGGAGGTTTCAAATCAAGAGCATGCCGATGACACCTCACCCCCAAACCCTCCTATCCTGGCGCTGTCGCCGTCACCGCCACCAGCGGGCCAAGAAGGCGACAGCTACGAGAGTGATGACGACGAGGAGGACGAATATGAGGAAGGTGAGCCGGTCGGATCGTCCAATGTGGCCGCCAAGCAGGGACCACCCCCGCCGCCGCAACTCCAAGGTGTGCCGGAGCCACAAACCCCACCCGAGGGGAATGTGCCTTCTCCCAAGCTCACCAAGCCGTCCCCAATGAAGCGAACGGCGGCCGTGGCCGAACTCGCCCAGCCGTCCCCGTCGAATAAGAAGGCTCCAACGGATGTCCCCTCAAAGTCGCCACCGGAGAAGCTtgcagccgccgcggaggaccACAACACCGAGTCGCCACATATGGCAACACCAGCGAAGGAGGTTGCTGAGTTGCCGGAGAAGGCAGTGGCAGCTAAGAAGGCCGCTAAGTTGCCGAGGAAGGCAGTGGCAGCCAATAAGGTCGCCATGCCACGTCCACTGAAGAAGGCTGCAGCTTCAGTGGCCAGGAAGAAGGTCGCCAAGCAGCCCCCGACTTCTAAGGCTGTGGCCAGGCAAGGAGCTAGGAAGGAGGTTGCTTCCAATGCAGAGAAGCATTTGCAGGAGAAGAGTGAGACCTACTGGTACCTCGCGCAGGCTGTGAACGCGATAGACAGAGAACACAATACTCCAGGCATGTACAATGCCGCATTCCTCAATATTGCTGATGACAAGGCCGTCGTGCTCAATGCAAGATCAAGAAGCAAAGGATGGCTGATGCCAAATTGTTTCGCAAGAGATGTGACTTCAAGAGAGAGGTCATCAGGACTCTGTCCGACTTGA